In a genomic window of Thunnus thynnus chromosome 16, fThuThy2.1, whole genome shotgun sequence:
- the nkx2.4a gene encoding NK2 homeobox 4a: MSLSPKHTTPFSVTDILSPIEETYKKFSGMDGAGNLTSPLGAYRQPQVSQTGMQQHSMGHNATVATTYHMPHTVSQFSHSAMGGYCNGSIGNMGDLPSYQESMRNSAAATGWYSANPDPRYSTISRFMGPSTGMNMTGMGSLTGMADATKSMPALHAAPRRKRRVLFSQAQVYELERRFKQQKYLSAPEREHLASMIHLTPTQVKIWFQNHRYKMKRQAKDKAAQQLQQQQQQDGNLCQQQAQSPRRVAVPVLVKDGKPCQNGSNTPTPNQQQVQQSQQQSQQQNGAGVVLASSTSSLAQHQSQQQVNALELEEMSPSPPSLHSQLNMAQIDTSAVDYTSNMVSSNLLYGRTW; the protein is encoded by the exons ATGTCGTTGAGCCCAAAGCACACAACGCCTTTTTCAGTGACAGATATTTTGAGTCCAATCGAGGAGACCTACAAGAAGTTTAGTGGCATGGACGGCGCAGGAAACCTAACCTCTCCACTGGGAGCCTACCGACAGCCTCAGGTGTCTCAGACCGGCATGCAACAGCACTCCATGGGCCACAACGCCACCGTGGCCACTACTTACCACATGCCGCACACCGTCTCCCAGTTCTCCCACAGCGCAATGGGGGGATACTGCAATGGAAGCATTGGCAACATGGGAGACCTCCCGTCGTACCAGGAAAGCATGCGGAATAGTGCAGCAGCAACAGGGTGGTACAGCGCCAACCCTGATCCAAGATACTCCACAA ttTCTAGATTCATGGGACCTTCCACAGGTATGAACATGACCGGCATGGGGAGTCTCACAGGAATGGCGGACGCCACCAAATCCATGCCAGCTCTCCACGCTGCGCCCAGGAGGAAACGGCGCGTCTTGTTCTCGCAGGCTCAGGTCTACGAGCTGGAGAGGAGGTTTAAGCAGCAGAAATACCTGTCGGCGCCGGAGAGGGAACACCTGGCCAGTATGATCCACCTGACGCCGACCCAAGTGAAGATCTGGTTTCAGAACCACCGGTACAAGATGAAGCGCCAGGCCAAGGACAAGGCAgcgcagcagctgcagcagcagcagcaacaggacGGTAACCTGTGCCAACAGCAGGCGCAGTCCCCGAGGCGCGTAGCCGTGCCAGTTCTGGTGAAGGACGGTAAACCGTGCCAGAACGGCTCCAACACGCCGACACCGAACCAGCAACAGGTACAACAGAGTCAACAACAAAGCCAACAACAGAACGGAGCCGGAGTCGTGCTCGCATCCTCGACCAGCAGCCTCGCCCAGCATCAAAGCCAGCAGCAGGTGAACGCTTTGGAGCTGGAAGAGATGTCACCCAGCCCCCCCTCACTGCACAGCCAGCTCAACATGGCCCAGATAGACACATCTGCTGTAGATTACACCAGTAACATGGTCAGCTCAAACCTCCTCTACGGCAGAACGTGGTAG